CTTCCTACTCTTTGTTATTCAATTCTGTTCCTTATGATTGTCCATCCAcctacctgcctcccctccacctccacacGCAGCACCCTGAATTCTCACTCTGATTCTCCGTCCTTCCAGTGTGCCCGTTTAAGTTCATCTCTCCACGTATGTGGAGGCCTCACTGAGTCCCCATAGTTTTGTCTCCCTCAATCTGCATCCTTCAAACCTCTCTCTCAACCCATCACTTCCTTGAATTCTTTGCCCTTTAATCTTCTGGAGACACCATGTCTCCCAAGGAATATAATCTTATGATTGCCCCCTTTCCAGACCATCCTCCTCCACCTTCTTTCAAATCCTGACCTCTCAAtcctctttgctctttttttaatagcagctGTAGCTGGGAACATGCAAACCCCAAGGGTAAGCCCCTAAACCACAGACCCGGAATGCAGACCCCCTagctcctcctccctcagacccccAAGTCCAGGcccatggccccttcctcccccGCCACTCATGACTTCAGGTCAGCAACACCTTCACACTTTCCGCACTGTGATACGGAGTCTGACACTTTGCCGGCCCTGGCCCTCAGCTTCACAGAGATCCCGGCCTTGCCCCTGAACCTCTTGCCAGGACACAGGTGTTCAGCTCCCACCTTATACCCACCCAGCTCCCACCTGGCAGGAGAGAGGCCATGGCTGGTTAGCAACCAAAAGATGACcacctcccccctgcccccaccattcCACTCCTGGGGGATTTGCCTCTTTCTTGCATCCACCTTTCCAACTCTCCGTTCCTGGTCCCCACACTGAGCCAGCATGCTGGAGAAGGGGCAGAATGCTGTAGACCCCATCGCCCCAGCCTCACTCCCCCTGTCAGGAGCGTGTGAGGTCCTCCTAGGCCAGAGGACAGTGCAGAGGGAAAGCAGCTCCCTGAGGCGCACTCCCATCCCGGCACCTCACCCCAGCCTGCGGCTGTACTGCAGCACGTACTTCAGCTCGGAGCCTGGACCCTGGCTGCAGGCCCGCCTCCTTTTCCCACTGTGGCCCCAACCGCACCCCCCAAGATCTGCTCCCAAAGGGTAGGAGCCTCTGGGTCCCAGCCACCTCCTCCTAGAAGTCCAGGCCCCCAGCTTCCTCCTCCCCAGGACCCCGGAGTCTGAGCCCTCACCCCCCTCCATCCTGGAGACCTGGCAGTCTGGGTCCCAGGTCCCTTCTCTGTGGGGGACTCAGGGGTCTGGATGGCCAGCCCTTGCCCTTTGATACCCAAGAGTCCTGCCTTCTGCCCCCCATCTCCCCTGCTCCCGCCCCAGGTGTCCCCTCCCCTGGCTCACCTGTCTGTCCTTTGCCCAGCGTCTTCTCCAGCCGATAGGGACCCACATATTGGGCGtgctggggtgggtgtgggtgtgggtgcgGGAGGTGGTAGGCGGGGGAGCCCCCGCCCCCCTCCTTGCCCCCGGTCGACATGGTGCCCTTGGTCCCGGCCCGACCGGTCCCCCGGCCGCCCCCCCTGCGGCCGGTCGCCCCGTCTCTCCGGTGGGGGCCGGCGACTGCTCCGTTCCGGCCCCCCCGGCTGCCCCCAACCTCTCCGGGGGTCcccagggggctgggctgggcccccCCCAGTCGGTGGGCCgcggagctgggggagggggggctgGCCCGGGGGGGTCAGGCCCCGGGAGTCAGCATAGCCCGGGGGGGCTGCGCggccccccctccccagcccgtCCCTGGCCGCCCCCCCCTTCCTGCGCCTCCCCCCGCCGGGGGGGTCTGAGGTGCGGGCCGGCGGATGCTGCAGGCCGaggtcccccccgcccccccacgcGCCCTctctcctccgcctcctcctcctctccgccTCCCCCCGCCACCTCGTCCTTTCTCTCCGGCACGCTGACATCACCATCCGGGGACTCCGGGCCCTTCCCCAAAGTTAACCCTTtcggaggggggagggggagcggggCAGGGGGCGGGCCTGGGAGCTGGAGGGATGGAGACGAGGTGGGAGGAtgcagggagggatggagggatgcAGAGAGACGATAGAGGGAGAGAGATGCGGAGCACACAGGCAGGAGCAGAGTGGGAGCTCCACAAAGGGAGATGAAGCCTGACCCAGcgaaggagaaagagacagatgaCAAGAaacagggctggggcaggagagatGGTGGGGGAACACAGAGGCAGGCAGAGACAGGAGAGAACGAAGGAGAGCAGGAGGAacagagagacagggagatggAAAAAGGACAGAAGGTGgtggagagagacacagagatggaGGAAAGCAGAGATagaaatggagagagacagaggtgaAGGGAAAGAGAGTTGGAAAGACAGGGAGTTCGGGGGAaatagaggcagagggagatggagaaacagatggaaagagagaagggagaaaactGACAGGGAGACACATGGAGTAATTtaagggagagacagaaagatgggagagaaatgaaggaaaatagaGGGATGAGGCAGAGGGGCAAGACGTAAAGGTGAGGCTGGGGGAAGATTGGCAGGGGGAGGATGGCGGGTCAGAGGGCAGGGGAAAGTGGGAGAGATGGAAAGGGACAAGGGGGAGGGACAAAACAGAGAGACAGGTAGAGGGagagtggagagagacagagatgtagAAAGGGAGAGCTcctgagagagagaaacaaagagggaGAGACAAGAGGACCACAAAAGATGGGGAGGTCTACGCAGGTGGAGGGCTGAATGGTGGGGGGAGATGGGACAGActggaggggcagaggaagaaggagacagaagcagagagagggaaagaattgGGGTTATTGCTGCTCCAAGACTCATCTCTGTTTCCCCAGACCGCCAGGCCCCCTTTCCGCACTAGCATCAGGGCCCATATCCATCTATAGCCTAGGGTGCGTGTTTTCAGATCATCTTGGTTCCGTATCTTCATTTAGGATCCTCAGTCCTACAGAGAAGCTTCCAGAACCCCTTGAGGTCCCTGTGTATTTTTTTAGGCCCTTGTCTATTCTCTTTGCCCAGCACAGGATTCCCTAGATCTTCATGTGTGCTACACTATGATCATACATACCCACTAGAGCACATCGGCGGAACTGTGCACAGCTAGATTTCCGTGTAATCTGGGATTCCCCTATGTCAGACTCCCAAGGGTGTTAGGCACCCATTGTATCCCCAGATCACCTATCCAGTGTATCTATGAGCCTTAAATCTCCTAGTCCACCACTTTCATTCTGTGAATCTATACTGAGCGCCATATCTGAGCCAGACACTGTTCCCAGTGGGGAGGGCACAACAGTGAACCAAACTGACAAAAATCCCTGTGCTGTGGAGCTCCCACTACAACGGATGAGGCGGGTGATTGATATGTAAGATAAGCAATCAGAACATATGGTAtgttacagagttgtgatcagtGACAAAGAGGAGACTAAAGCAGGGAAGGGGGACAGGAAGGCTTTGTGGAGTGCGGGATGATTTTTGATACAGTGTCAAGTGAGGTCTGGTCAGTGAAGGAACACTGAAGGACAATGAGAGTCAGAGCCATGTGGATAAAGTGCCAggagccttccaggcagaggaaacagcagtgcaaaggccctgtggcaggtgTGTGCCTGGTATGTTATGGGAACATTAAAGGGGGCAGTGAGGGGGCATGAGGTGGGGAAACACATCACATAGGACCTTAGAAACTGGGTGATTATATGTCCTGGCTTATGCCTACTATTCTGTAATTGTTAAAAGGGTCTGTTTTCATTCTGAAGTGTCTTGCTATGGATGAAAAAATTATACGATCACCCTTCTAACAGTATTGTTGTAAAGGCTATGGCCTTTATAGGGTACCTGGGGGGGTTTTCATCTAGGCCACcattatattatatgtatatttatatatgtaatgtTATATGCAGTtacatgttatatatacatatatgataagTGGTattatgtataataatatatGTTAATAGTATTATCAATAGGTGGACATCTACATAGCTGTACTTAGGTATAGTAGGCTGCATTATGGAcgcccaaagatgtccacatcctaattcccagaacctgtAAATACgtcaccttacatggcaaaagggactttgcagatgtgattgagCTAAAGACCTTAGGTGGGGATATTATCCTGGTTATTTAGGTGGGTCCTCAATGTAGTTACAAGGGTCCTTACGAGAAGGAGGCAagaggatcagagtcagaggaggagccaggataagGAAAGAAGCAGATGCtgaagtgatgcagccacaatCCAAGGAATGCAGGAAGCCTCTAAAAGCTGGAAAATGCAAGAAAGcagattttacacacacacacacacacacacacacacacacacacacacacacacacacacacaccgcttACATgtttggttttctcatctctgtCCAAAAGATCACCCAGCACATCCCAGACCTAGCAGTGTGCTCAATATATTTGTGGCTGTGGGCTCCACCAGAGTCGAGTACAATGTTCTACTAGAGAGGAGGGCCTCTGACGTCAGACTAGAACAAGAATTTCTTAAAGCCCAGCCCAAAGCCAACACCTCCACAGACGAGGCACATTCCCAGATCTGAGCCCCAAATCTGATGCAGGCAGGCCTCCAGAACCTAAACATTGCCTGGGCGTTTTACTTCTAGGCTTCAAGAATCCCCTTTTCTGCACCTCGCAGGACCCAGGGAAGTTTCCACTAGGGAAATGCTGGTTGATAAAAGGGCGCCAAGAACAGGCAGCCTCCTTTGTAgaacggggaaactgaggccaagggaGGGATGGGCTGGGCCAAAGGCTGCCTGGATCAGGTATTAGCGGGGAGAACGCCAGGCTCCAGTAAAAGACCGGATGGGGGCACAGGTGTCCGGAAGAAGGCCCCGAAGGTGCGGGACCGCACAACTGCCAAccatggggtggggcagggccaggaAGGGGGCGGGGCTTAGCTGGGAGAGGACGAAAGGTCTAGAACAGGGGCGGAGCCTGAAGTGGCGGGGAAGGGCAGAGTTTAGAACTGGGGTAAGGGGCGTGGGTGTGGACGAGGTCAAGCTAAAGAGGAGCCAGACCTGGGGCAGGGCCtacactgggaaggggtggagctTGCAATGAGGATGAGGAGGTGGGGCTCACTAGGGGCGGGGTCCGGGCCTGGGGCGGGGCTTAGGTGGGAGCGTGAGCATGAGGGGCGTGGCCTGTGTGAGGGGTCTGGCCGGGCCAGGTGGGAAGGATTTAAGAGCCGGGCAAAGAGGCCTCCCGCCCAGCTACGGCCCGAAGTCGGGTGGCTGCGCCAGGAACTTCCGGGTGGGACCGTGCGTATTTCCGGTCAATATGGCGGCGCCCAGCATGGTCAGGTGCAGGCGACTCTGTCTTTAGTAGCGGCGGCGACACAAGGCCCAGGGAGGTGAGGTGCGCCCCGCTCTGGCTCCTTTTTTCCGAAAGAAGGGAGGAGACTTATTGCTAAGAAGACCAAGGGGAAGGCTTGTTGCTGTGCAGGCCGTGGGTTGCTAAGAGACAGGAACGCCTGCagtggagatgggggaggggttgCTAGGGAGAGTGGGTGGGGCCTGTTGctagggagagaaggaggggctTCTTGTAACTTTGGGGAAGGGTCCTGTTGGTGTGAAGGAAGGAAAACGGGCCGTGGTGAAGGGAGGTGTGGACCCAGTGGTTTGGGGTCATGGGGGGCCTCCGAGCTCCCCTAAAACGCCGCCTTCTCAGCAGACCCCCAGGAGTCGACCGGTCAGGACGCCAGAGCTACCTCAGCGGTGACCATCCCCTACCCCAACACATTCTTACCTTCTTCGCAAACTGCCCATGGCGGAACAAGGCTCTGGGGGCAGCCGCCTTCCCCTGGCGctgcccccagcctcccagggtTGCTCGTCTGGGGGCAGCGGCTCCTCCGCAGGGGGCTCGGGCAATCCCCCGCCACCACGAAATCTCCAAGGCTTGCTGCAGATGGCCATCACGGCGGGCTCTGAAGTGCCAGACCCCCCTCCAGAACCCATGAGTGAGGAGGTAAAGGGTGGGGACCTAATGAGCTGGGGTGAGAGGTGTGGGGACAGAGATATGTTGGGAAGTGAGCCCTGGGGAAGGGCGGGAGTCCAGGGGTGAAGGCTTAGTAGATTGTATTTTTTGTGCTTGATGGAGTTATTGTAGACTGAAGGTCGGATCTCTGGATCCCCGCACTGTGCTGGGAGGCAGAATATCTGCTGGGAGGCAGAATAGCCTCATGGTGAAAAGTAAAAGCGAGGGCTCTCCAgagccagacagacctggattcagcatttacagctgtgtgaccttgggtgtaTCACTTCATCTTCCTGAGCCTCAAGTTTTTCATTTGCAAGTTGATGCTAATAATAAGATTCACAATGGTACTTCCCAGGGCAGTTCTAAGGTTCCAGTTGAAGCAGAACACCACACAGGCGCATAGCCAAGTGCTCCTGAAGGCAGCAGAGTGTTATTAAGAGCACAGGCTCTGTGGACAGACTACTTAGGTTTGACTTAAGGCCATGCAGATGGctgactgtgtgacctggggcaagccacacctttctgtgcctcttattttctcatctgtgaagtgaggaTAACAATACTTactaaacagtcttatggttactgggagaaagagggtgagaagggataaatttgagagtttgagatttgtaaatgttaaccactatatataaaaatagataaaaaccattttttttctgtacaccacagggaactatattcaatatcttgtaataacctataatgaaaaagaatatgaaaacgaatatatgtatatatgtatgcatgactgggacattatgctgtacaccagaagttgtaactgactatacttcaataaaaaaaagaaagaaaagaaaacaataatacCATGGAGGGTTGTTTTGGACATTAACAGCAATATTTGTTACATATGATGCTTACTTGGCCATGGTGATTACAGTATACAAAACACTGTGCTAATTCAGTTACAACCACAATGTCGTTGAACCTTTAGGACAGTAAggaaggaaacaggcacagaaagacaaacatcttGCCCAAATTTATCCAGGACTGCGACTACAGAGCCTTCATATAAGCACTTAACATGGAGCCTGGCCGAAAAAAAAGCTAGTGGCCAATTCTCAGGGATGCTGTTCAACACCCAACGATGCACAGAATGGCCCCCACCACAGAACTGTCCAGCTCAAAGTGTCAGTAGAGACGAGGCTGAGAAATGCAGGTCCAGCCTGGACCTCTTCCCTGAACTTGAGGCAGCCTTAGGCATGTCATGGGTCCCTCAAACTTAGATGTTCAGGAATGAGCTCTCATCCCCATTCCTCCTGCTCCACACCTGCTTCTCTTGCCATCTTCCCCATCTTCTTCTAGTTGTGCAGGACAGAAACCAAGGATTCCCTGACatcctctttttctctcacacCCCATAACCAGTCTCTCCATAGGTCTGTTGTCTAGAAAAGAGTCTGTCCATAGAAAGGGTGCTCGACAGATAACCTGTTGGTGGCAGAACAGTCAGCTCTCTGTTGGCTGTTACTATTAGTGACCGTCACTCATGCGTTAATTACTGATACATTTTGCTTCTTTCCCCCACCCTCCTACCCCACCTTGTCCCCCAGAGGCGCCAGTGGCTGCAGGAGGCCATGTCGGCCGCCTTCCGGGGCCAGCGGGAGGAGGTGGAGCAGATGAAGAACTGCCTCCGAGTGCTATCCCAGCCCACGCCCTCCTCGGCTGGTGAGGCTGAACTGGCCGCTGACCAGCAGGAGCGTGAGGGGGCCCTTGAGCTGCTGGCTGACCTGTGTGAGAACATGGACAATGCTGCAGGTACACCCAGGCCCTCTCCGGTGCGGGTCCGGCTGCCAGGGTCCTACCCCTTTGGCCTCCtgatctcttttctgtctcttgccTCCTCCTCAGCTCCGGAGTCTTactgcagcccagcccctgtcTTTTGTCTCAGGGACCATAATCCAGCCtctttcccagcctcccagcctccagcctcaccCTTCCAGTCTGCCTCCGACTCGGGCCCCTAGTGGGActgccctgtccctccctccttggTCCCCATGCTACCCCATGTAATGATGATACCAGGTTCAGTCTACCATCTCCCTGATGCTATATGAAACTGGCCGTTTCGCCCTGGTCTGCTGGGAATCCATTGCCACCCCCTAGAGTAAGAGACAGGAGGTGGTTCTGATGGGTTACTCAGATGAGGCTTTCCCGAGGGGTGACATCTGATCAGAGACCTGAAGTGAGGGTGTGAGTCATGCATGGGATGAGCTCTGGAGAAAgcagtccaggcagagggatcggccagtgcaaaggccctgaggtaggaatgTGCCTGGCACATGCGGGAACAGCCGGAAGGCCAGTGCAGCAGAGTGGAGTGAGTGAGGGACAGGGGTTAGGAGGTGACGCTGGGCATACAGGGCCTCGTGGGCCATGGTGGGTGCGGCggattttattctaaatgccCTGGAGCCAGTGGAAGGACGAGTCACCACCTCCACTTGGAGGGGCGTGGTGTAGTCATTGAGGGCGTTGATTGTCTGTTCTGGACGTTTCATGTACCTGGAATCATAGACGTGTGACCTTTTGCAACTGGCTTCCATCACTGAGTGTGACGTtttcaaggttcttccatgtcaGAGTCTGTATCGgaactttattcctttttgtggctggctGGTACTCCCGAGTGTGGATAGGCCACAtgttatttacccattcatcagatGATGGGCATTTGGGTCAATTCCCCTTTTGGTTgctgtgagtaatgctgctgtgaacactggcaTACAAATGTCTGTCCAAGTTTCTGCTGTCGATGCTTTTGGTTGTATGTGTAGGAGCTGTCACATGGTAACTCCACGTTTAACTTGTTGAGGAACTCTCAAGCTCACCGCCACTGCTTTATTTACGAAAGCAAGTGGTGGGCTGTTGTTCGGTGACCTCTGGTCTGGCGTGTGCTTCTCCCGCAGGGGATGTTCCAGTTGTCACAAAGACGGGGAGGTCAGAACTGGCATTTAGTGGGCTGGAGCCTGGGACCCTAACCCTCCAAATGCTGATGTTGCACACTGGCCTTGGAGGGACCCCCCCAAGTTGGGAGAGAGCAAGCCTTTGGAGGCAGGCTCCCCTCAGCCTCACCAGGTGTGTTAGTCCATTTGTGCTGCTGTAACGAAGACCGCAGACTGGGGGCTTAAAGCACAGAAGTCTATTCTCGCAGAGGCTGGAAGCCCgggggttggttccttctgaggcttgTAGCTGGGGGTCTTCTTGCCGTGTCCTCTTGTGGTCTCTCCTGTGCACGTCTGTGTCCTCGCCTCCTCTTTTGATAAGggcaccagtcatattggattgaGGCCCTGTCCTGTGACATTATTTCGCCTtgatcacctctttaaaggtcctGTCTCCAAGTGCCATCACATCCTGAGGccctgggggttagggcttcaacataagtTTGgggggggacacagctcagcccATCACACCTGGCCTAtctgctcccttctctccacacagACTTCTGCCAGCTGTCGGGCATGCACTTGCTGGTGGGTCGCTACCTGGAGGCGGGGGCCGCAGGGTTGCGGTGGCGGGCAGCGCAGCTCATCGGCACGTGCAGCCAGAACGTGGCGGCCATCCaggagcaggtgctgggcctCGGCGCCCTGCGCAAGCTACTGCGCCTGCTGGACCGGGACACCTGCGACTCCGTGCGTGTCAAGGCCCTCTTCGCCATCTCCTGTGAGTGTCCCGGGGGCTGCTGGGCAGGAGCTCAGGTCCCCAGGGGCCAGCACCAGCCAACGGATCTGCTTGAGGGTAGAGGGAGAGGGCTCTTGTTTGTTGATTTATTTCCAGTACCTGTCGGGACTCTGCTGGGCACTGGGAACAGAGCTGCGAGCCCAGCGCACCCTCTGCCGGTCAGAGAGCCAGACCCTAAGCACACAGGCCGAGGCCCCGCTCGAGTGCTGTAGGCCCGTCGGAGCTCTCGgccttggcactgttgacatcGGGGGCCTGATCGTTCCTTGtcgtggggaggggggcagctcTTGAGGGGGCTGCTTGAGCGTCCTGGCAACATGGCAGCGGGCTTCTCCCAGAGAACACAGTCCTGAATGCTGGTTAGGAGCAACGGAAACTACAATgtcctttatctttttgtttttatttttgtaccaCTTAGAACAtacccctatcttgtccctccccctttccatctccccactgcactggtaaccactactttgttctctgtatttgtgagtctatttccttttttgttgtattcagtagtttgttgtatatttttagattccacatgtaagtgctaacagtatttgtttttctctgaactgtgtactttaaaaaggtaaattgtACAGGCTAtggaattatatctcaattaaaaatacttcaaCGTAATGCTTGCAAAGCCTGGCCCATAGAAatcaatgatgatgatggtgatgatggtggtgatgtggTGATGGTGACGGTGGTGACAGTGGTGACTATGACTGTGACCTCAATGCCCCAActtccccctcacccctaccCCCAGGCTTGGTCCGggagcaggaggctgggctgCTGCAGTTCCTCCGCCTGGACGGCTTCTCCGTGTTGATGCGGGCCATGCAGCAGCAGGTGCAAAAGCTCAAGGTCAAGTCGGCATTCCTGCTGCAGAACCTGCTGGTGGGCCACCCTGAACACAAAGGTGGGGCAGCCAGGGCACGGAGCCTGGGTGCTTCCTGAGGTGGGGGCGTGAGGTGGGGGAGTGCATGGGTGAAGGGACCGCCCATCTGACTCCTGTGGCCCTTCTCCAGGGACTCTGTGCTCCATGGGGATGGTCCAGCAGCTGGTGGCCCTCATCCGGACAGAACATAGCCCCTTCCATGAGCATGTGCTTGGAGCCCTGTGCAGGTGCGCTGGGGCCTGAGAGGACGGCACCCCCTCTCGGGGGTTAAGGGTATCAGGTCAGAGGGGAGCAGGAATCCCAGGGCTGGCCCTGTCTGAGCCCATTTCCTCACCTTAGGGGCTAAGACagcagcctggggaggagggagagtctTTCTTACACACATGCTCCCCTGCGCACACAAGAAGTACAAGAAGAGTAGAGTCTTAAGAGAGTGACAGAATGGACAGCAGAGCGAGCAGGCAGCAGCTCTCATGTGTGGCGCTGGCGCCGGGCCAGGCACTATGTTAAGTGCCCTTTTTTGTGCAAGTCTCATCAAAGTCCCTGAggtagggtggggaggggacgtTAGTGAAGTCCAAgttgcagatggggaaaccatTGCAGCATGGGGAGCCACTTGCCCAGGCTCCCATGGGAGCAGTGGGGGGTGGGCCCATGCAG
This Camelus bactrianus isolate YW-2024 breed Bactrian camel chromosome 9, ASM4877302v1, whole genome shotgun sequence DNA region includes the following protein-coding sequences:
- the HSPBP1 gene encoding hsp70-binding protein 1, with the protein product MAEQGSGGSRLPLALPPASQGCSSGGSGSSAGGSGNPPPPRNLQGLLQMAITAGSEVPDPPPEPMSEERRQWLQEAMSAAFRGQREEVEQMKNCLRVLSQPTPSSAGEAELAADQQEREGALELLADLCENMDNAADFCQLSGMHLLVGRYLEAGAAGLRWRAAQLIGTCSQNVAAIQEQVLGLGALRKLLRLLDRDTCDSVRVKALFAISCLVREQEAGLLQFLRLDGFSVLMRAMQQQVQKLKVKSAFLLQNLLVGHPEHKGTLCSMGMVQQLVALIRTEHSPFHEHVLGALCSLVTDFPQGVRECREPELGLEELLRHRCQLLQQHEEYQEELEFCEKLLQTCFSTPTDDSMDR